One Aphelocoma coerulescens isolate FSJ_1873_10779 chromosome 5, UR_Acoe_1.0, whole genome shotgun sequence DNA segment encodes these proteins:
- the NKX2-1 gene encoding homeobox protein Nkx-2.1, with protein sequence MLHALGSWRSNCACAAEGRRIMSMSPKHTTPFSVSDILSPLEESYKKVGMEGSNLGAPLSAYRQSQVSQPAMQQHPMGHNGTVTAAYHMTAAGVPQLSHATMGGYCNGNLGNMSELPPYQDTMRNSASATGWYGTNPDPRFSSISRFMAPSSGMNMGGMGSLGSLGDVSKSMAPLQSTPRRKRRVLFSQAQVYELERRFKQQKYLSAPEREHLASMIHLTPTQVKIWFQNHRYKMKRQAKDKAAQQQMQQENGSCQQQQSPRRVAVPVLVKDGKPCQAGSNTPTAAIQSHQQQAATTITVATNGNSLGQHQSHQTNSAGQSPDMGQHSASPSSLQSQVSSLSHLNSSTSDYGTAMSCSTLLYGRTW encoded by the exons ccgccgAATCATGTCGATGAGCCCAAAGCATACGACTCCTTTCTCAGTGTCTGACATCTTGAGTCCTTTGGAGGAAAGCTACAAGAAAGTGGGCATGGAGGGCAGTAACTTGGGGGCTCCCCTGTCAGCCTACAGACAGTCTCAGGTTTCTCAGCCGGCCatgcagcagcaccccatgggcCACAACGGAACAGTGACTGCCGCCTACCATATGACAGCGGCAGGggtcccccagctctcccatgcTACGATGGGGGGCTATTGCAATGGGAACCTGGGCAACATGAGCGAGCTGCCGCCTTACCAGGACACCATGAGGAACAGCGCTTCGGCGACAGGATGGTACGGCACTAACCCGGATCCCCGCTTTTCCTCAA TCTCCCGCTTCATGGCGCCGTCCTCGGGCATGAACATGGGAGGCATGGGCAGCCTCGGCTCCCTGGGAGACGTGAGCAAGAGCATGGCCCCGCTCCAGAGCACGCCGCGGAGGAAACGGAGGGTCCTTTTTTCGCAGGCCCAGGTTTACGAGCTGGAGAGACGTttcaagcagcagaaatacCTCTCCGCCCCGGAGAGGGAACATTTAGCCAGCATGATACATCTCACCCCGACTCAGGTCAAAATCTGGTTCCAGAACCACCGCTACAAGATGAAACGCCAGGCCAAAGACAAGGCTGCGCAGCAGCAGATGCAACAGGAGAAcggctcctgccagcagcagcagtctcCCAGAAGGGTGGCAGTGCCAGTGCTTGTGAAGGATGGCAAGCCCTGCCAAGCAGGCTCCAACACACCCACAGCAGCTATCCAGAGCCATCAGCAGCAGGCAGCTACAACGATCACAGTGGCTACCAATGGCAACAGCCTCGGACAGCATCAGAGCCACCAGACAAACAGTGCGGGGCAGTCTCCAGACATGGGACAGCACTCGGCCAGCCCTTCCTCTCTGCAGAGCCAAGTCTCCAGTTTGTCTCACCTGAACTCTTCTACTTCTGACTATGGCACTGCCATGTCTTGCTCCACCTTGCTATACGGTAGGACCTGGTAA